A single Cryptococcus deuterogattii R265 chromosome 2, complete sequence DNA region contains:
- a CDS encoding uncharacterized protein (genome sequence mistake), translating to MSIPDNPFQPPISTSPPVLQTEATNADDRQTISSGINDVSGGLMPSRSPHSHTSPLPGSASPRPVLSNLQQLGGGVKTPRRVQWTSHPHVVQLQPTEPAPASPHTLDSSNIDEFRDALERHQYGAGGTTGARRRPPSQLSRQSSASESVTRQGTDDEEDYDYRTDVDPPMRPSIERHDTDETTYEANLIDNGMRGHVFEYIAPGETDGLPNIPQMANEDQHDAARDLVRAHTGKWGVLRRRVRGAGAVKGALSAAASNRKRDGKEEEQEKRRSGEHDRESQEAFAARYPEPGRASSAGGFGGGPLPGGASVLSSLLALYGQQNGQHSGNTSAASSRRGSEDDYSSGDEQSSQKGGRHAWRNIGRRSADEGLPAFAVHDQPHPSNVQAPRVSEGSLNPSDPTSPTSAGFGPNSGPDSEYSRSQSGYNGTLGSPGFKGFFQRAKEQLQYHRPDAAKNAGGVFGALIQNTQNLSGAATPAGSTLAPAAKRPGYQLNRYSLPDVGADTRRGPWRPPSRPGSVAGSRGDSRPASIHSSTAVSGNGDSPKDDNGNPFGGKKAISSDDLMSMRKANESTLSLGRKRPKTGLHLESLAHLPVAAVKGGGKQIKNAEKWLLHGKTSLGTPPEKGGPDYFSRPLTEDERRRKEWEAEKKKRKKAREARKKQEIFIIQHVAAILNRQQFLLKLARALMMFGSPSHRLETQIQATAKVLEINCQVVYLPGTMLVSFGDDATHTSETKFLKQSTGLDLGKLQATHHLYWNVVHDKMSVDQASKDLDVLMTTPVYYTWWQTLIIGAFCSAFISVLSFYGSFVDALMSMVLGATLVGVQMLAARNDMFSNVFEIAIATLISFVAAALGSTHVFCYTALVSGGVVLILPGYIVLSGALELASRNITAGAVRIGYSVIYSFPRFWYLHWRCHLFQDNAQRCAQFK from the exons ATGTCTATTCCCGACAACCCCTTCCAGCCTCCTATCAGCACATCGCCGCCAGTTTTACAGACGGAGGCCACCAATGCCGACGATCGCCAAACTATCAGTTCAGGTATCAACGACGTATCTGGTGGTCTCATGCCTTCACGTTCCCCTCATTCTCATACTTCTCCTCTACCTGGATCAGCCTCTCCTCGTCCAGTGTTGTCAAATCTTCAGCAACTAGGTGGAGGTGTCAAAACTCCGCGTCGCGTCCAGTGGACGTCTCATCCCCATGTCGTCCAGCTTCAACCTACTGAGCCCGCCCCAGCTTCTCCGCACACTCTCGATTCTAGTAATATTGACGAATTTCGGGATGCTTTAGAGAGGCACCAATATGGTGCAGGGGGAACCACCGGTGCCCGAAGACGGCCCCCTAGTCAGTTAAGCAGACAAAGCAGTGCAAGTGAAAGCGTTACGCGCCAGGGAacagatgacgaagaagattatgACTATCGGACTGATGTTGACCCTCCTATGCGCCCAAGCATCGAAAGACACGATACCGATGAAACAACGTACGAAGCAAATCTCATTGATAACGGTATGCGCGGTCATGTCTTCGAGTATATCGCACCCGGGGAAACAGACGGACTTCCCAATATTCCACAAATGGCGAATGAGGATCAGCATGACGCAGCCAGAGATTTGGTCAGGGCGCACACCGGCAAGTGGGGTGtattgagaagaagagtgaggGGTGCTGGAGCTGTCAAAGGTGCTCTTAGTGCTGCAGCATCAAACAGGAAACGTGATggtaaagaagaggagcaagagaaaCGAAGAAGTGGTGAACACGACAGGGAGTCTCAAGAGGCCTTTGCTGCGAGATATCCGGAGCCCGGAAGAGCTTCGTCGGCGGGCGGCTTTGGAGGGGGGCCTCTTCCCGGGGGAGCTTCTGTCCTATCTTCTCTACTAGCATTATACGGCCAACAGAACGGCCAACATTCTGGTAATACTTCTGCCGCCAGTTCTAGGCGAGGATCTGAAGATGACTATTCGTCTGGAGACGAGCAATCATCTCAAAAGGGGGGAAGACATGCGTGGAGAAACATCGGCAGGCGTTCGGCAGACGAAGGTCTTCCTGCTTTTGCCGTTCACGACCAACCTCATCCGTCCAACGTTCAAGCTCCCCGCGTTTCTGAAGGTTCGCTGAATCCCAGTGATCCGACGTCTCCTACCTCGGCAGGTTTCGGCCCCAACTCGGGTCCTGATAGCGAATATTCGCGTAGCCAATCCGGGTATAATGGTACACTCGGATCCCCTGGATTCAAGGGGTTCTTCCAGAGGGCAAAGGAACAGCTGCAGTACCATCGTCCAGATGCAGCCAAGAATGCGGGAGGTGTGTTTGGGGCTCTCATTCAAAATACTCAAAACCTTTCAGGTGCTGCTACTCCAGCAGGTTCCACTCTTGCCCCGGCTGCTAAGCGTCCCGGCTATCAGTTGAACAGGTACTCACTTCCTGATGTCGGTGCGGATACGCGCAGGGGACCTTGGCGACCGCCTTCACGTCCCGGTTCTGTAGCAGGCTCTCGAGGTGATTCTCGTCCCGCTTccattcattcatccaCCGCCGTTTCCGGCAATGGTGACTCTCCCAAGGACGACAATGGCAATCCTTTTGGTGGGAAGAAAGCTATATCGAGCGACGACCTTATGAGCATGCGTAAAGCAAATGAGAGTACTTTAAGCCTTGGGAGAAAACGTCCCAAAACGGGTTTACATCTCGAATCGTTGGCTCATCTCCCTGTCGCAGCTGTTAAAGGTGGTGGAAAGCAAATCAAGAATGCCGAGAAGTGGCTGCTGCATGGGAAAACATCTTTGGGAACGCCCCCTGAGAAAGGCGGTCCTGATTACTTCAGCAGGCCATTGACTGAAGACGAGAGGCGACgaaaagaatgggaagcggagaagaagaagagaaagaaagcgAGGGAGGCCAGGAAAAAGCAGGAGATTTTT ATTATCCAACATGTCGCTGCTATTTTGAACAGGCAACAGttcttgctcaagctcGCTCGTGCCTTGATGAT GTTTGgctctccttctcaccgTCTTGAGACACAAATCCAAGCGACTGCCAAGGTTCTTGAGATCAACTGTCAAGTCGTCTATCTTCCTGGAACAATGCTTGTCTCTTTTGGTGATGACGCCACACACACGTCTGAAACCAAGTTCTTGAAACAGTCCACTGGCCTCGATCTTGGCAAGCTCCAAGCCACCCATCACCTGTATTGGAATGTGGTGCATGACAAGATGTCTGTTGATCAGGCCAGCAAAGACCTTGATGTTTTGATGACGACGCCGGTCTACTATACTTGGTGGCAGACTCTGATCATCGGCGCCTTTTGTTCCGCCTTCATCTCTGTGTTGTCTTTCTATGG TTCTTTCGTCGATGCCCTTATGTCTATGGTACTCGGTGCTACACTAGTCGGTGTTCAAATGCTTGCGGCCCGAAATGACATGTTCTCCAACGTATTCGAAATCGCCATTGCCACACTTATTTCTTTTGTTGCAGCAGCCCTGGGCTCGACCCACGTCTTCTGTTATACAGCGTTGGTCAGTGGTGGAGTAGTTTTAATCCTTCCTGGTTACATCGTCTTGTCGGGCGCTTTGGAATTGGCGTCCAGAAACATCACTGCAGGCGCAGTACGAATTGGCTACA GTGTTATTTACTCTTTTCCTCGGTTTTGGTATCTCCATTGGCGCTGTCATCTATTCCAAGATAACGCACAAAGAT GTGCTCAATTCAAATGA
- a CDS encoding 3-keto sterol reductase: MASIEDLIATISGGLHAGQQGNDIRDLHAKLAQTINNPLPPPVHRPIPPCTTTSVSAPGMPPPAPASSWNTPPPNTSFLFSTFPLSRTNGAGPGGGSAGEENGSFEVAHQVHEGWSMPNNAGTTPTGRPLQSIVPNNNQPREEGQWSRHRNQEFTGDEPEDRPYHASVLPIKASPKDTGGFAEDAFKPLWEDPGKDQWQGFKSQNR; this comes from the exons ATGGCCAGCATAGAAGACCTTATCGCCACCATCTCAGGCGGTCTACACGCAGGCCAGCAGGGGAACGACATCAGAGACCTTCAT GCCAAACTAGCACAGACAATCAACAATCCCTTACCGCCACCTGTCCATCGCCCCATCCCACCCTGTACCACCACTTCCGTCTCCGCCCCCGGTATGCCCCCTCCCGCTCCGGCCTCCTCATGGAACACCCCACCGCCGAATACCagtttccttttttccacATTTCCCCTTTCCAGAACCAATGGCGCTGGTCCCGGTGGCGGATCAGCAGGTGAGGAGAACGGGAGCTTTGAAGTAGCCCACCAAGTGCACGAAGGCTGGTCAATGCCGAATAATGCGGGCACCACTCCTACTGGCAGACCGCTCCAGTCCATCGTGCCAAATAACAATCAGccaagagaggaagggcaATGGTCGCGACACAGAAATCAAGAATTTACTGGGGATGAGCCGGAGGACCGGCCGTATCACGCGTCTGTGCTTCCCATAAAAGCCAGTCCGAAAGATACCGGCGGTTTCGCCGAAGATGCTTTCAAACCCCTATGGGAAGACCCGGGAAAAGATCAGTGGCAGGGATTTAAGAGTCAAAATCGGTAG
- a CDS encoding 3-keto sterol reductase, translating to MPAHQPHHDPHRVVALVTGANSGYGLGICHQLLSNLSLPSTVPMPASTPQPTALPPSMRDSIHSSSSLQPTKTSVPETTLTLILACRSGAKAQEAIDILWKTHKSDLEKRKKSGLAVKEGWLEGLEIVWEGVNLDSPGGKNGILAFTERVKDRYPHITCLFLNAGMGAFSGIDYWKFTKQIFTDGMSIALSQPEFNIEIKGAKSADGERGLVWGTNVLAPYIIARELLPMLRRSPPGLPFAPRVVYTSSGTATLSKLNNHPLDDYMLLDYDQSYGASKYMGDMAMIQLDREFNDETTKKDDDNRGVRVLTIEPGCVATNFFNAGLGAWVWWIKFKWFWYWLSFYICRLLGSPYHPVYADQGALPMLYAALIPAAFLLSPSQVPAQKFEVRAQRWGNTKVGYGEIDRWEEADGLGLPKGVADRCEAVRREWRKREGLE from the exons ATGCCAGCTCATCAACCACACCATGACCCACACAGAGTCGTCGCACTCGTCACAGGCGCAAACAGCGGATACGGTCTCGGTATATGCCACCAGCTCCTCTCaaatctctctctcccctccaccGTCCCCATGCCGGCCTCCACACCCCAGCCCACAGCTCTCCCACCGTCCATGCGAGACTCCATacacagcagcagctcaCTTCAGCCCACCAAGACCTCTGTGCCTGAGACGACTCTGACGCTCATCCTCGCCTGTAGATCAGGTGCTAAAGCCCAAGAGGCCATAGACATACTCTGGAAAACGCACAAAAGCGATCTAGAGAAGCGAAAGAAAAGTGGTCTGGCCGTCAAAGAAGGCTGGTTGGAGGGTCTGGAGATAGTGTGGGAAGGCGTCAACCTTGACAGTCCTGGTGGGAAAAACGGAATCCTTGCATTCACTGAGCGGGTTAAAGATCG CTACCCCCATATAACttgtcttttcctcaacgCTGGAATGGGCGCTTTCAGTGGCATAGATTACTGGAAGTTTACAAAACAAATATTCACAGACGGCATGTCCATTGCCCTTAGCCAGCCAGAGTTTAACATTGAAATTAAGGGCGCAAAGAgtgcagatggagagagaggacTCGTTTGGGGTACAAACGTCCTTGCACCATATATAATC GCTCGTGAATTACTCCCTATGCTTCGCCGCTCTCCTCCAGGCCTCCCCTTTGCTCCTCGAGTGGTATACACGTCTTCCGGCACGGCCACGCTTTCAAAGCTAAACAATCATCCCCTTGATGATTACATGCTTTTAGATTACGACCAATCTTATGGCGCAAGTAAATACATGGGTGATATGGCGATGATTCAGCTTGATCGAGAATTCAACGACGAGACTAcgaaaaaagatgatgacaacaGGGGGGTCAGAGTACTGACGATAGAACCTGGGTGTGTAGCCACCAACTTTTTCAATGCTGGATTAGGAGCTTGGGTATGGTGGATCAAGTTCAAGTGGTTCTGGTACTGGCTGTCCTTTTATATC TGCCGGTTACTCGGTTCACCCTACCACCCCGTTTACGCTGACCAAGGTGCCCTTCCAATGCTCTACGCGGCCCTTATCCCGGCGGCATTTCTGCTCTCTCCCTCGCAAGTACCTGCGCAAAAGTTTGAAGTTCGAGCGCAGAGATGGGGCAACACAAAGGTCGGGTACGGGGAGATTGATCgatgggaagaggcggaTGGGCTGGGATTGCCCAAGGGTGTTGCGGATCGATGTGAAGCTGTGCGGAGAGAGTGGCGGAAACGGGAGGGGCTAGAGTAG
- a CDS encoding nuclear envelope-endoplasmic reticulum network protein, with the protein MNTLSRIDSYFSTIASPPTSHPPRTSPRRRRQTISSISVPPPTAPLILRIALALWSILLTFWRSFVGETRATRRRGRGSRRKRLAGLRGLGERVMITAGIASSDTPHELTEGSEGSEDDKEDGWVDPVTRGPEGSESLEEAPPGEDEFVSATAADVKEEEDRDEKTTATAKEDRLGGPDPNFTFRLRSAPKKEHDGVENAVPSLTHKPITPFQRPPSPTSILNNPITPSPPPSPPLPKAVEPLIKVEPEPAPKRPCGTRLLANPISTSLLDPSVPAPASNADSSLFRKPSPRPLRQPTTPFHLQKTLILDLDETLIHSTSRPIHYPGGSSGGGGLLGLSVGGVFGNGRAKEGHTVEVVVNGRSTMYHVYKRPYVDHFLKKVASWYTLVIFTASMPEYADPVIDWLDGGRNLFAKKLYRENCHVQPNGSYIKDLTLVEKDLSRVCFMDNSPVSYSWNKANALPIEGWTSDPNDEALLHSIPVLDSLRFVNDVRRVLGIRGFS; encoded by the exons ATGAACACCTTGAGTCGCATAGACTCCTACTTCTCCACCATCGCCTCCCCGCCCACATCCCACCCACCACGCACCTCGCCACGTCGCCGGCGACAGacaatctcctccatcagCGTCCCCCCACCCACAGCACCGCTCATACTCCGTATAGCGCTCGCCCTATGGAGCATCCTCCTCACTTTCTGGAGGAGCTTTGTTGGGGAGACGCGCGCAACCCGCCGCAGAGGACGCGGTTCTCGTCGCAAGCGTCTTGCAGGGCTCAGAGGGCTCGGCGAGCGGGTCATGATCACCGCCGGCATAGCGTCGTCCGATACGCCGCATGAGCTCACAGAGGGAAGCGAAGGCAGTGAGGATGACAAGGAAGACGGATGGGTTGACCCGGTCACCCGCGGGCCAGAAGGTTCGGAAAGCCTGGAGGAAGCACCGCCCGGGGAAGACGAATTCGTGTCGGCGACTGCAGCAGAtgtgaaggaggaggaggaccgTGACGAGAAGACGACAGCGACAGCGAAAGAAGACAGGCTTGGAGGTCCTGATCCCAACTTTACCTTTCGTCTGCGCTCGGCTCCCAAGAAGGAGCATGACGGTGTAGAGAATGCTGTCCCGTCACTGACCCACAAGCCGATTACTCCATTCCAGCGACCACCGTCTCCCACCTCTATACTCAACAACCCCATCACTCCGTCGCCTCCGCCGTCCCCACCACTTCCGAAAGCTGTAGAACCATTAATCAAAGTAGAACCAGAACCAGCACCCAAACGTCCCTGTGGCACCCGGCTTCTCGCGAATCCCATATCCACATCACTTCTTGACCCGTCTGTCCCCGCACCAGCGTCCAACGCCGACTCTTCCCTATTCCGAAAACCATCCCCTAGGCCACTACGTCAACCCACCACTccattccatcttcaaaaGACATTGATCCTTGATCTAGACGAGACGCTGATACACTCTACGAGCCGGCCCATTCATTATCCTGGCGGCAGCTCTGGCGGTGGTGGGCTGTTGGGTCTTAGTGTCGGCGGCGTGTTTGGCAATGGAAGAGCCAAGGAGGGCCACACCGtcgaggtggtggtgaatgGGAGGAGTACAATGTATCATGTCTATAAACGTCCATACGTAGATCATTTCCTTAAAAAG GTCGCCTCTTGGTACACACTTGTGATCTTTACCGCATCCATGCCTGAATATGCGGACCCGGTAATCGATTGGCTCGATGGCGGCCGCAATTTGTTCGCCAAAAAGTTGTACAGAGAAAACTGCCATGTGCAGCCCAATGGAAGCTACATCAAAGACCTGACTCTGGTGGAAAAGGATCTGAGTAGGGTGTGTTTCATGGACAACTCGCCCGTCAGCTACAGCTGGAATAAGG CAAATGCGCTGCCAATAGAAGGGTGGACGTCTGATCCGAACGACGAGGCTCTGCTGCATTCCATTCCGGTACTGGACAGTCTCCGGTTTGTGAATGATGTGCGGAGAGTGTTGGGCATCCGAGGGTTTAGCTAG
- a CDS encoding DNA-directed RNA polymerase I and III subunit RPAC1 gives MMASPLDNPRRHVQVFPERVGAVAGSEFPGHYPGEDHSWNLQKFKQDLVTSVQRLTPSTIEFDLVGVDASIANALRRTLIAEVPTVAIEEVYVWNNTSIMQDEVLCHRVGLVPLKIDPRSLRYRPSANSQPHEHDTVVFDLRVRCDRRPNVDRSETDPKKMYFDSNVYSGMLKWVPSGDQKKKFKGKAPRPVNDDILLVKLRPGQQVDLHCFARKGVGADHAKFSPVATASYRLLPHIILRGPIPKEHQQKFKGCFPPGVIEIEKDESGEDQCVVKNPRKDTVSREVLRHPEFQDLVQLARIRDHFIFNVESAGQYSPEELVPEAIKILLGKIKDVEDGLDKLFTTEGQAA, from the exons ATGATGGCATCCCCATTAGACAACCCAAGGAGGCACGTACAGGTATTCCCAGAGCGTGTGGGAGCG GTCGCTGGCTCAGAGTTCCCTGGACATTACCCAGGAGAAGACCACTCTTGGAATCTCCAGAAGTTTAAACAG GACCTTGTCACCTCTGTACAACGTTTGACACCATCAACAATCGAGTTCGACCTCGTTGGCGTAGATGCGTCCATTGCCAACGCTTTGAGAAGAACGTTGATTGCTGAG GTTCCCACAGTTGCGATTGAGGAAGTCTACGTGTGGAACAACACCTCCATCATGCAAGATGAAGTTCTCTGTCATCGAGTCGGCCTAGTTCCCCTCAAGATCGACCCTCGCTCACTCAGATATCGAC CCTCCGCCAACTCTCAGCCTCACGAACATGACACTGTCGTATTCGATCTTCGAGTACGTTGTGATCGACGTCCCAACGTCGACCGTAGCGAAACAGAcccaaagaagatgtaCTTTGACAGCAATGTTTACTCTGGTATGCTTAAATGGGTTCCATCAGgagatcagaagaagaagttcaAGGGAAAGGCGCCGAGACCAGTGAATGACGATATCCTGCTTGTCAAGCTGAGGCCTGGCCAACAGGTCGACTTGCATTGTTTTGCTAGAAAGGGTGTAGGAGCCGACCACGCCAAGTTCTCACCAGTCGCCACTGCCTCCTACCGATTGTTGCCCCATATTATCCTCCGAGGTCCGATTCCGAAAGAACATCAGCAAAAATTCAAGGGATGTTTCCCACCAGGCGTTATCGAGattgaaaaggatgagagcGGAGAGGATCAATGTGTTGTTAAGAATCCAAGGAAGGATACCGTGTCGAGGGAAGTGTTGAGACATCCCGAATTTCAGGATCTTGTTCAACTCGCCAGGATACGAGATCATTTCATCT TCAATGTGGAATCCGCTGGTCAGTACAGCCCAGAAGAGCTCGTACCGGAAGCGATCAAGATCTTGCTTGGAAAGATCAAGGACGTGGAAGACGGACTGGACAAGCTTTTTACCACGGAGGGCCAAGCAGCTTAG